The Cloeon dipterum chromosome 3, ieCloDipt1.1, whole genome shotgun sequence genome includes a region encoding these proteins:
- the Cad88C gene encoding cadherin-23 isoform X1, protein MMLAHCWRALLLTLLGSALTLALQNNRPPRFIIDGQTEIVLRLKEGTPAGSLIYRLRGFDPDGDSLTFGVREHAGQEILSIKRVNDYEAHIYLKKELDRELRDEYALVLTLTDGRLGDGNFITQSLLIIVEDVNDNAPIFKPYQPSITVREDSPPQVLAELEATDLDEGPYGQVVFSLGEQDGEEGMFSVSTVNGKGVVRLVGQLDYEKKFLYQLRVLARDRSNNERVNTGTAALLIRVQDVEDQPPEFVVVPPVTRISEDTRLNSPVLKVKAVDGDRGVNNKISYAITRGGAGIFGIDSNTGIVYNLRPLDREDPKNSNGAYILEITAKEESRTLSAAPTAKTEVTIMVMDVNDEAPRFRSAAYVCEVNEGSQANSPLTFLGNTKPEVFDHDQGNNGTFQLFLNGDKGVFEVTPREGVNEASFLIRVKNPAMLDYEQVKTMNFTLVAKETVPNNPKYSSVPVTVFIRDVNDNFPEFTESIYEVSVPENSRMGTTVAWIQAMDDDSGNFGTQGIRYTSVGGSSSEILHLDAITGVITIKSNDISFDRELISRHYLTVEARDDLGRGNRNTVQLTLNILDVNDNAPVFTQDKYEAKLMENSDDFNPPLFIEAYDDDLNGTGNSDVFYTIVAGNALRNFTIDPVTGRVRPSSPIDFEKLPGSSKNGVRAMNLVIRAQDRGEPKPLYSEVSLTVYVQDVNDHAPRFEKLHYVTSIPEDFAGGSSVIQVNAYDMDGSPPNNAIAYRLMSGAGDKFVIDSETGSITVAHGASLDPDKTDPKTDLYALKVLAIDGGLGKEQKSTEVMVEVQIEDVNNKAPQFLDPGTISVKENVPVGEDIYRVRAVDLDAKSVLRYYIDAAKSEARNEEGIRVKQSDYNYTAVFELSSLDGILKVVRNLDREKVDLIRLALKVEDLAAARDVQIATAYLTILVEDVNDNNPKFRLPYYQRSITENSKIGVVIMHVTADDADKNRTIRYTIEGPETDLISLDPETGELHVGSKIDREVHSWINVTIRATDNGSPPRYSFTECYIQVLDENDNNPFFVGDIVNITVREDAPIGTEIARLEARDADVGDFGKITYLLDRISSGGKFQINPDTGVLNVSEVLNREERNFYTLIIEAWDNYHFGYLSGESRNAFKQIGVHIVDVNDEAPEFEVFDGCASITEFHPIGELITVVKAHDKDDPTTPNGRMVFSIVGGNDFGLFNIENLDFSSAKITASKPLKTLYGNYTLIVRAQDLGIPPNDATTEVRVCVTDFNDNAPHFLTPPHNYTVIIPENATIGTPVIEVHAVDGDIGANGAVRYRLKQDSLGHWRTFEIDHVTGSVSLKELLDRERQKIYEIRVEAYDLGIPTPLSSDLDLMIYVRDVNDFEPQFVKDEVSVNFTEHSLPGEEHARLPDTIDRDEIDLLDGPPPPVCYFIAGGESADKFHLDAYSHELTVVKDLDREAQDKHELLIRATENCQEASSITPAVADSNSNNSLLRVVVNVNDVNDNAPKFVKHVFTGGFTTETDYGTEFMRIKAIDLDAPEHGNISYYLSGNVKMSLSEGLEHVKRSPFVVDRSTGGVILNFDPQRGMKGYFEFMVIANDTDGLQDKAIALVYLLREDQRVRFVLRQHPAEVREKIDKFRDILGNVTGAIVNADDYKVHVNSDGTVDKTRTDLYLHLVDKRNNSIMDVAEALRRVDLNIEKLDALFKEFNVLDTQPAEAQALRAEPENMLLFYFFFATVFLSILLIMTLSLCMVQRTRYRRQIKAATVNAFVGANPGARLSVRASRVPNTNMHSTEGSNPMWMQAYENEWYKSDEEVEHGSTEQASEQDSLDDNAITSEETCGESHDGADSTPPVTRANNKQNIFFGKERVLSSGIMVTQQESSSVLKENNDVIRGTFHQNLYTHFEKLNSPFGRKLETTEL, encoded by the exons ATGATGCTTGCTCACTGTTGGCGGGCGTTGCTGCTGACTCTCCTGGGGTCTGCACTCACCCTGGCCCTTCAGAACAACCGCCCGCCCAGGTTTATTATCGATGGCCAAACGGAAATCGTTCTGCGACTCAAAGAAGGAACACCAGCAG GGAGCCTAATTTACCGCCTCCGCGGGTTTGATCCTGACGGAGACTCGCTCACATTCGGAGTAAGAGAACATGCTGGTCAAGAAATTTTAAGCATAAAGCGCGTGAATGACTATGAAGCGCACATTTATCTGAAAAAGGAGCTGGATCGCGAG ctGAGGGACGAGTACGCCCTCGTTTTAACCCTGACCGATGGCCGATTGGGCGATGGAAATTTCATTACGCAGAGCTTACTCATCATTGTTGAGGACGTCAACGACAATGCGCCCATTTTCAAGCCATACCAGCCGTCCATCACCGTTCGAGAGGACAGTCCACCTCAAGTTCTCGCCGAACTGGAGGCCACCGACCTGGACGAAGGCCCTTATGGACAG gttGTATTTTCGCTTGGAGAGCAAGACGGTGAGGAAGGCATGTTTTCCGTCTCCACCGTGAACGGAAAGGGAGTTGTCCGGTTGGTCGGGCAGCTTGACTACGAGAAGAAGTTTCTGTATCAACTGCGAGTCCTAGCGAGGGACAGATCAAACAATGAGCGA gTGAATACTGGCACTGCTGCCTTGCTAATCAGGGTGCAAGATGTCGAGGATCAGCCTCCAGAGTTCGTGGTAGTACCGCCGGTTACCAGAATCAGCGAGGACACGCGCCTGAATTCACCAGTGCTCAAAG tgaaAGCCGTGGATGGAGATCGCGGTGTGAACAACAAAATCAGCTACGCGATAACCAGAGGCGGTGCAGGCATCTTCGGCATCGACTCCAACACGGGAATCGTGTACAATCTGCGGCCTCTGGACAGGGAGGATCCCAAGAATAGCAACGGCGCCTACATTTTGGAGATAACT GCCAAAGAGGAGTCCCGGACTTTGTCAGCGGCGCCCACTGCCAAAACGGAGGTCACCATCATGGTTATGGACGTAAATGACGAGGCACCACGCTTCAGAAGCGCCGCTTACGTTTGCGAGGTGAATGAAGGTTCACAAGCAAACTCGCCTCTCACCTTTCTGGGAAACACCAAGCCGGAGGTGTTCGACCACGATCag GGAAATAACGGCACCTTCCAGCTGTTTTTGAACGGTGACAAAGGGGTTTTCGAAGTCACCCCTAGGGAAGGAGTAAACGAGGCTTCGTTTTTAATTAGGGTTAAAAACCCAGCCATGCTCGACTATGAGCAAGTGAAAA ccATGAATTTCACGCTTGTTGCCAAAGAAACTGTGCCAAATAATCCAAAATATAGTTCTGTGCCTGTCACCGTCTTCATTCGGGACGTGAATGATAATTTCCCCGAGTTCACCGAGTCAATATACGAg GTCTCCGTGCCAGAGAACTCAAGAATGGGCACGACGGTGGCCTGGATTCAAGCCATGGATGACGACTCGGGCAATTTTGGCACCCAGGGCATCAGGTACACCAGCGTCGGAGGATCGTCGTCGGAAAT TTTACACCTGGATGCCATCACTGGCGTAATTACCATCAAGTCTAATGACATCTCCTTTGACCGTGAATTGATCTCGAGGCACTACCTGACCGTGGAGGCACGTGACGATCTCGGCAGAGGAAACAG AAACACGGTGCAACTAACTCTGAATATATTGGACGTGAACGACAATGCACCCGTGTTCACGCAAGACAAGTACGAAGCCAAGCTGATGGAAAATAGCGATGATTTCAACCCTCCGCTTTTCATTGAGGCTTACGACGATGATCTCAAcg GAACTGGGAATAGTGACGTTTTCTATACAATAGTCGCGGGCAATGCCTTGCGAAACTTCACGATCGACCCCGTGACTGGCAGGGTCCGCCCCTCATCTccgattgattttgaaaaactgcctGGCTCGAGTAAAAACGGCGTCAGGGCAATGAACCTGGTGATCAGGGCACAGGACAGGGGCGAGCCTAAACCTCTTTACTCGGAGGTGTCACTGACGGTGTACGTCCAGGACGTGAACGATCACGCACCACGCTTCGAAAAATTGCACTACGTTACAAGCATACCAGAGGATTTTGCTGGAGGCAGCTCTGTCATTCag GTCAATGCTTACGACATGGACGGCTCTCCTCCCAACAACGCAATCGCCTACCGCCTGATGTCAGGCGCGGGAGACAAATTTGTAATCGATTCTGAAACGGGATCAATCACCGTCGCCCACGGAGCCAGCCTCGACCCTGACAAAACGGACCCAAAAACTGACCTGTACGCCCTGAAAGTCCTGGCCATCGATGGTGGACTGGGAAAGGAGCAAAAGTCAACCGAAGTGATGGTCGAGGTGCAGATCGAGGACGTGAACAACAAGGCGCCGCAGTTCCTTGATCCTGGCACGATTAGCGTCAAGGAAAACGTGCCGGTCGGAGAGGATATTTACCGCGTCAGGGCAGTTGACCTGGACGCCAAGTCGGTGCTCAGGTACTACATCGACGCTGCCAAGAGCGAGGCGCGGAACGAGGAGGGCATCAGGGTCAAACAGTCCGACTACAACTACACGGCGGTGTTTGAACTCAGCTCTTTGGACGGGATTTTGAAGGTGGTCAGAAATTTGGACAGGGAGAAGGTGGACCTCATCAGACTGGCTTTGAAAGTCGAAGATTTGGCCGCGGCAAGGGATGTCCAAATAGCAACAg CTTACTTGACTATTTTGGTCGAAGACGTAAATGACAACAACCCCAAATTCCGATTGCCGTATTACCAACGCTCCATCACGGAGAACAGCAAGATCGGCGTCGTAATAATGCACGTGACGGCGGACGACGCCGACAAAAACCGCACGATCCGGTACACCATCGAAGGTCCAGAAACCGATCTGATTTCTCTAGACCCTGAAACGGGAGAGTTGCACGTGGGGAGTAAGATTGATCGAGAAGTGCATTCGTGGATCAATGTGACCATCAGAGCGACGGACAACGGCTCGCCGCCGAGGTACAGCTTCACCGAGTGCTATATACAG GTTTTGGATGAGAACGACAACAATCCATTTTTCGTCGGCGATATTGTAAACATCACAGTGAGGGAAGACGCACCAATTGGCACAGAAATAGCAAGACTTGAAGCACGGGACGCTGATGTTGGCGATTTCGGCAAAATCACATATTTGTTGGACCGCATTTCCTCTGGG ggaaaattccaaataaatcCCGATACTGGCGTTTTGAACGTGTCTGAGGTTTTGAACAGAGAAGAGAGGAATTTTTACACTTTGATCATCGAGGCTTGGGACAATTACCATTTTGGATACCTCTCTGGAGAGAGCAGAAAcgcatttaaacaaattgg ggTTCACATTGTCGACGTAAATGACGAAGCACCAGAATTTGAAGTATTTGACGGCTGCGCTAGTATCACCGAGTTCCACCCAATCGGCGAGTTAATTACCGTGGTAAAGGCCCACGACAAAGACGACCCAACCACTCCAAATGGCAGAATGGTTTTCTCCATTGTCGGTGGAAATGATTTCG GTCTATTTAACATCGAAAACCTGGACTTCTCGAGTGCTAAAATAACAGCAAGCAAACCCTTGAAAACGCTGTATGGCAATTACACTCTGATCGTGCGTGCCCAAGACTTGGGAATTCCCCCTAACGACGCGACCACCGAAGTTAGGGTGTGCGTCACTGACTTTAATGACAACGCGCCGCATTTTTTGACTCCCCCTCATAACTACACTGTTATAATTCCCGAG aacgCAACAATTGGTACGCCCGTAATTGAGGTGCATGCAGTTGACGGTGACATTGGGGCCAATGGGGCCGTCAGGTACCGCCTGAAGCAAGACTCTTTGGGCCACTGGAGGACCTTTGAAATCGATCACGTGACAGGTTCCGTCAGTCTGAAAGAGCTGCTGGACCGtgaaaggcaaaaaatttatgaa ATTCGCGTGGAAGCATACGACTTGGGCATTCCAACTCCACTCTCGTCTGATTTGGATTTAATGATATACGTCAGAGATGTGAACGATTTTGAGCCACAGTTTGTTAAGGACGAAGTGTCGGTGAATTTCACAG AACACTCACTTCCTGGGGAGGAACACGCTAGGCTGCCGGACACGATAGACAGGGACGAAATCGATCTACTAGATGGGCCGCCGCCACCTGTTTGCTATTTTATTGCAGGCGGAGAGTCGGCGGACAAATTCCATCTCGACGCTTACTCGCACGAACTCACG GTTGTCAAAGATCTGGACCGTGAAGCTCAAGACAAGCATGAGCTTTTGATTCGGGCGACTGAGAATTGTCAAGAGGCATCCTCAATCACACCAGCCGTGGCGGATTCTAATTCGAACAATTCGCTCTTACGCGTGGTTGTGAACGTAAACGACGTGAACGACAATGCACCAAAATTTGTGAAGCACGTCTTCACAGGTGGCTTCACGACAGAAACCGATTACGGCACGGAATTCATGAGAATTAAG GCGATCGACTTGGATGCGCCAGAGCATGGGAACATCAGCTACTACCTCAGCGGAAATGTCAAAATGTCCCTTAGCGAGGGGTTGGAACACGTGAAGCGATCGCCGTTCGTCGTGGACAGATCCACCGGAGGGGTCATCCTCAATTTTGACCCTCAAAGGGGCATGAAAggctattttgaattcatg GTGATTGCAAACGACACGGACGGCCTGCAAGACAAAGCTATTGCCCTCGTGTATTTGCTGAGGGAAGATCAGAGAGTGAGATTTGTTCTGCGTCAACACCCAGCGGAAGTTCGCGAAAAGATCGACAAATTCAGGGa TATTCTGGGCAACGTGACTGGCGCCATTGTGAACGCCGACGATTACAAGGTGCACGTGAACAGCGACGGCACAGTGGACAAAACGAGGACGGACCTCTACCTACACTTGGTGGACAAGAGGAACAACTCGATCATGGACGTTGCGGAGGCCCTCAGAAGAGTCGATCTCAACATAGAAAAGCTTGACGCACTTttcaaa GAATTTAATGTGCTGGACACGCAACCTGCCGAGGCTCAAGCACTCAGGGCGGAACCTGAGAATATGCTTCTCTTCTACTTCTTCTTCGCGACCGTCTTCTTGAGCATCCTGCTGATAATGACGCTGTCGCTCTGCATGGTGCAACGCACTCGATATAGACGGCAGATCAAAGCGGCCACCGTCAACGCTTTCG TAGGTGCGAATCCGGGTGCGAGGCTTTCGGTCAGAGCGAGCAGAGTGCCAAACACAAATATGCACAGCACCGAGGGATCCAATCCTATGTGGATGCAAGCGTACGAAAACGAGTGGTACAAATCCGATGAAGAGGTCGAGCATGGATCTACAGA ACAAGCGTCAGAGCAAGATTCGCTGGATGATAACGCTATCACCTCGGAGGAGACGTGCGGGGAGAGCCACGACGGCGCGGATTCCACGCCGCCAGTCACTCGTGCgaacaacaaacaaaacattttctttggcAAGGAGAGAGTTCT CAGCAGTGGAATTATGGTAACACAGCAAGAGTCCTCGAGTGttctaaaagaaaacaatgatGTGATCAGAGGCACTTTTCACCAGAACCTGTACACTCATTTCGAGAAGCTGAACAGTCCGTTCGGACGCAAGCTCGAAACTACTGAACTTTAA